The sequence CATCTTTCTGACGTTTCTCTTTATAAAACGCCAACATCGGCTCAATATAGCTTTCTAACTCATCAATGGGCATCCGTTCCATATAAGGACGCGCTAAAGCGGTTTGATTGGGGGTTCCCCCTAACCACAGTTGATAGGCTTTCGGCGCACTACCCACAAACCCTAATTCTGCCATATAAGGGCGGGCGCAACCATTGGGACATCCAGTCATCCGCACAACAAGGTCTTGTTCTGCCATTCCCAGTTTTTTCAAGACATTACGAACTCGGTCTAAAATACTGGGTAAAGCGCGTTCAGACTCGGTAATCGCTAATCCGCAAGTGGGGAGTGCAGGACAAGCCATGGAATAGCGCAAGAGATGGTCTAAGTTATTGGGATCAGTAATTAAGCCATGATCGGTGAGAATCTTTTCGATCGCGCTTTGGTCTTCAGGCTTGATCTCATACAGAATCACGTCATGGTTTGCGGTTAAGCGCATGGGAACTTGATATTGTTCCACAATTTTCCGCAGGGCGGTTTTTAAGCGGAATTTCCCTTCATCTTTGACGCGACCATTTTCAACCGATAAGCCAAAGAAGAGTTTGCCATCTCCCTGTTCATGCCAACCGAGAAAATCTTTATACTCAAAAGGCGGTAAATCTTGATACGGTTGCAGGGGTTTCCCATAGTATTCTTCTAACTTGGATTGGAACTTCTCAACGCCCCAATCATAGAGAAGATACTTCATTCTCGCATGACGACGCTGCACGCGATCGCCGTAATCTCTTTGAGTAGCAACAATCGCTTTTAGCAGATCATAAACATCGGCTTTATCCACATAACAAATGGGATCGGACATCCGCGCAAAGGTTTCCTCTTTATTATGGGTGCGTCCCATTCCGCCACCGGCGAGAACATTAAACCCTTTTAGTTCCCCTTGATCATCGGTAATCACAATCAAACTGACATCATGGGTATAAACATCAATGGAGTTATCCCCTGGTACTGTCACACAGCATTTAAACTTACGGGGCATATAATATTTCCCATAAATGGGTTCTTCCCCTTCATGGAAAATCGTGCCATTACCATTACGTTCTCTGGCAGCTTGTACTTCTGGTGCTTCTTCCACACTCAGAAAC comes from Halothece sp. PCC 7418 and encodes:
- the sir gene encoding sulfite reductase, ferredoxin dependent, whose protein sequence is MVASKAKKASKPSKLEGIKENSNFLREPLATELLEDTTHFSQDAVQILKFHGSYQQDNRDNRQKGQEKDYQFMLRTRNPGGFIPPELYLTLDDLSSEYGNETLRVTTRQGFQLHGILKKNLKETINRIVRNLGSTLGACGDLNRNVMAPPAPFKDRKEYQYAWQYADNIADLLRPQTEAYYEIWLDGEKFLSVEEAPEVQAARERNGNGTIFHEGEEPIYGKYYMPRKFKCCVTVPGDNSIDVYTHDVSLIVITDDQGELKGFNVLAGGGMGRTHNKEETFARMSDPICYVDKADVYDLLKAIVATQRDYGDRVQRRHARMKYLLYDWGVEKFQSKLEEYYGKPLQPYQDLPPFEYKDFLGWHEQGDGKLFFGLSVENGRVKDEGKFRLKTALRKIVEQYQVPMRLTANHDVILYEIKPEDQSAIEKILTDHGLITDPNNLDHLLRYSMACPALPTCGLAITESERALPSILDRVRNVLKKLGMAEQDLVVRMTGCPNGCARPYMAELGFVGSAPKAYQLWLGGTPNQTALARPYMERMPIDELESYIEPMLAFYKEKRQKDESFGEFCNRVGFEAIETYVKSYEFKPTKTPSAGGKGRRHRISVYEGLHERLKAAAEKRGTSMTQLVSEALEQYLDD